A portion of the Rhodopseudomonas sp. BAL398 genome contains these proteins:
- a CDS encoding SoxW family protein produces MIAQRLTRRHVVAGLAATGLGLRAAPSLAAPVLGDDGLYQLDWYLQSFLDLPEDLAGATAKRKRFAILWGLKGCPFCRRMHEVHMMDPAIEGYIRDNFEVLHLNHIGAREVTDFDGRKLSEKAFAQAYGIRFTPTVQFFPESADGLAARQPQAREVARMPGLLEPPEFLAMFKYVKAKGYETMSFPEWLKKPA; encoded by the coding sequence ATGATTGCGCAACGATTGACCCGGCGGCATGTCGTCGCCGGCCTTGCGGCCACGGGGCTGGGCCTGCGCGCCGCGCCTAGCTTGGCCGCGCCGGTGCTCGGCGATGACGGGCTGTATCAGCTCGACTGGTATTTGCAGAGCTTCCTCGATCTGCCCGAGGACCTCGCCGGCGCCACCGCCAAACGCAAGCGCTTCGCAATTCTGTGGGGCCTGAAAGGCTGCCCGTTCTGCCGCAGGATGCACGAGGTCCACATGATGGACCCGGCGATCGAAGGCTATATCCGCGACAATTTCGAGGTGCTGCACCTCAACCATATCGGCGCCCGCGAGGTCACCGATTTCGACGGCCGCAAGCTCAGCGAGAAGGCCTTCGCGCAGGCCTATGGCATCCGCTTCACCCCGACCGTCCAGTTCTTCCCGGAATCGGCCGACGGCCTCGCCGCGCGGCAACCGCAGGCGCGCGAGGTGGCAAGAATGCCGGGCCTGCTGGAGCCGCCGGAATTTCTGGCGATGTTCAAATATGTCAAGGCCAAGGGCTACGAGACGATGTCGTTCCCGGAGTGGTTGAAGAAGCCGGCGTAA
- the soxA gene encoding sulfur oxidation c-type cytochrome SoxA: MPRTSHAQDASEKEIERYREMISDPMSNPGFLAVDRGEILWGEKRGSKNVSLESCDLGLGAGKLEGAYAQLPRYFKDADKVMDLEQRLLWCMQKVQGLDTKDIVARRFSKPGVESDLQDLVAYIANKSSGMKIAVPLSHPKEQEMAAVGEELFHRRGGVMDFACSTCHGAEGKRIRLQALPDLAMPGKEAQDTMGTWPTYRVSQSALRTMQHRLWDCYRQQRWPMPEYGSDGITALTVYLNKMAQGGEITVPSIKR, from the coding sequence ATGCCAAGAACAAGTCACGCACAGGACGCCAGCGAGAAGGAGATCGAACGCTATCGCGAGATGATCTCCGATCCGATGTCGAATCCCGGCTTCCTCGCGGTCGACCGCGGCGAAATCCTGTGGGGCGAGAAGCGCGGCAGCAAAAACGTCTCGCTGGAAAGCTGCGACCTCGGGCTCGGCGCCGGCAAGCTGGAAGGCGCCTATGCGCAATTGCCGCGTTACTTCAAGGACGCCGACAAGGTGATGGACCTGGAGCAGCGGCTGTTGTGGTGCATGCAGAAGGTCCAGGGCCTCGACACCAAGGACATCGTCGCCCGCCGCTTCTCCAAGCCCGGCGTCGAATCCGACCTGCAGGATCTGGTGGCCTATATCGCCAACAAATCCAGCGGCATGAAAATCGCCGTGCCGCTCAGCCATCCGAAGGAACAGGAAATGGCCGCGGTCGGCGAGGAGCTGTTCCACCGCCGCGGCGGGGTGATGGATTTCGCCTGCTCGACCTGCCACGGCGCCGAGGGCAAGCGGATCCGGCTGCAGGCGTTGCCTGACCTCGCAATGCCCGGCAAGGAGGCGCAGGACACGATGGGGACCTGGCCGACCTATCGGGTGTCGCAGAGCGCGCTGCGCACGATGCAGCACCGGCTGTGGGACTGCTATCGCCAGCAACGCTGGCCGATGCCGGAATACGGCTCCGACGGCATCACGGCGCTGACCGTCTATCTCAACAAAATGGCGCAAGGTGGCGAGATCACCGTGCCGTCGATCAAGCGCTGA
- the soxX gene encoding sulfur oxidation c-type cytochrome SoxX, whose translation MAKADTTKSDEPKVSKAVVDAYLKSTFGKAPAEWQAAIEPDETMQICNATRNQPSQEQAEQIMAREIKRVVYPADGKLLGDWKAGAKIANNGHGGQFTDKPTTEHGGNCYACHQIAKEEVSYGTLGTSLTNYGKDRNYAPAEIKQAYTKIYNSQAVVPCSNMPRFGTNKFLSEQQIKDVLAYLFDPDSPVNK comes from the coding sequence ATGGCCAAGGCTGACACGACCAAGAGCGATGAACCCAAAGTCTCCAAAGCGGTGGTCGATGCCTATCTGAAATCGACCTTCGGCAAGGCCCCGGCGGAATGGCAGGCCGCGATCGAGCCCGACGAAACCATGCAGATCTGCAACGCCACCCGCAACCAGCCGTCGCAGGAACAGGCCGAACAGATCATGGCCCGCGAGATCAAGCGGGTGGTGTATCCGGCCGACGGCAAGCTGCTCGGCGACTGGAAGGCCGGCGCCAAGATCGCCAATAACGGCCATGGCGGCCAGTTCACCGACAAGCCGACCACCGAGCACGGCGGCAATTGCTACGCCTGCCACCAGATCGCCAAGGAAGAGGTCAGCTACGGCACGCTCGGCACCAGCCTGACCAATTACGGCAAGGACCGCAATTACGCTCCCGCCGAGATCAAGCAGGCCTATACCAAGATCTACAATTCGCAGGCGGTGGTGCCGTGCTCCAACATGCCGCGCTTCGGTACCAATAAATTCCTGAGCGAACAGCAGATCAAGGACGTGCTGGCCTATCTGTTCGATCCGGACTCGCCGGTGAACAAATAG
- a CDS encoding GlcG/HbpS family heme-binding protein — translation MINRKMMGVVAICLFAALAAPARAQDALVVTKSLSPEVALDCAKAALAECRKRGFQVAVAVVDRAGLTQILLRDRFAGPHTVPTATGKAWTAVSFKTSTTDLQGMTQPGMPQAGLRQLPGAVILGGGVTIEAGGSLVAGIGVSGAPGGDADEACAKAGIAAIQDRLDF, via the coding sequence ATGATCAATCGAAAGATGATGGGAGTCGTGGCGATCTGCCTATTCGCCGCCCTCGCCGCGCCGGCCCGCGCCCAGGACGCGCTGGTGGTGACCAAATCGCTGAGCCCGGAGGTGGCGCTGGATTGCGCCAAGGCGGCGCTGGCCGAATGCCGCAAGCGCGGCTTCCAGGTCGCCGTCGCGGTGGTCGATCGTGCCGGGCTCACGCAAATCCTGCTGCGCGACCGCTTCGCCGGCCCGCACACGGTCCCGACCGCGACCGGCAAGGCCTGGACCGCGGTGTCGTTCAAGACCTCGACCACCGATCTGCAGGGCATGACCCAGCCCGGCATGCCGCAAGCGGGGCTGCGGCAATTGCCGGGCGCCGTCATTCTCGGCGGCGGCGTGACGATCGAGGCCGGCGGCTCGCTGGTCGCCGGCATCGGCGTCTCCGGCGCGCCGGGCGGCGACGCCGACGAGGCCTGCGCCAAGGCCGGCATCGCGGCGATCCAGGATCGGCTGGATTTCTGA
- a CDS encoding carbon-nitrogen hydrolase family protein codes for MDDRTELQDTKPTTPSKSTGTAARLVIRHATLDDIPAIQNLLQKVYNRAFGNHATYSSAQLRGQQTQFPEGQFVAIYEDRVVGFCATFRIGGDLALAPHDWRTITGSGFASRHDPEGDYIYGMDVCVDPELRGLRIGQRLYNQRRKLCQHLRLKGTIIAGRMPGLSRRMKAVGSADQYLEQVKQGRQRDAVLGFQMRNGFEPLRVLQDYLPSDTESLGYAVLMVWNNPQVSQDDESKSSFNQNQRTVRVGAVQYQQRAVKSFEEFEEQVEYFVDALANYKADFVVFPELFTLQLLSIEGRIGDPAASIAALSQYTERFKAALTRMAVAYNINIIGGSHPTREDDGEVYNIAYVFLRDGSIHQQAKLHPTPSERSWWNIKGGNTLDTIATDCGPIGVLICYDAEFPELPRHLVDQGAMILFVPFCTDERQSYLRVRYCGQARAVENQCYVVLAGNVGNLPNVENMDIQYAQSCVLTPCDLPFARDGIAADTTPNVEMVAIADLHIDTLRAARQNGTVLNLKDRRFDLYSVNWKSK; via the coding sequence GTGGACGATCGGACTGAGCTGCAGGACACCAAGCCAACGACGCCGTCGAAATCCACGGGGACGGCGGCGCGGCTGGTGATCCGCCATGCCACCCTGGACGACATCCCGGCCATTCAGAACCTGCTGCAGAAGGTCTACAACCGCGCTTTCGGCAATCATGCGACCTATTCGAGCGCGCAGCTGCGCGGCCAGCAGACCCAGTTTCCCGAAGGGCAGTTCGTCGCGATCTACGAGGACCGCGTCGTCGGCTTCTGCGCCACCTTCCGGATCGGCGGCGATCTGGCGCTGGCGCCGCATGACTGGCGCACCATCACCGGCTCGGGCTTTGCGTCGCGCCACGATCCGGAGGGCGATTACATCTACGGCATGGATGTCTGCGTCGATCCGGAACTGCGCGGGCTGCGGATCGGGCAGCGGCTCTACAATCAGCGCCGCAAGCTGTGCCAGCATCTGCGGCTCAAGGGCACCATCATCGCCGGGCGGATGCCGGGGCTGTCGCGCCGGATGAAGGCGGTCGGTTCGGCGGATCAATATCTCGAGCAGGTCAAGCAAGGCCGGCAGCGCGACGCGGTGCTCGGCTTCCAGATGCGCAACGGGTTCGAGCCGCTTCGCGTGCTGCAGGATTATCTGCCGAGCGACACCGAATCGCTGGGCTATGCGGTGCTGATGGTGTGGAACAATCCGCAAGTGTCGCAGGACGACGAGTCGAAATCCTCGTTCAACCAGAACCAGCGCACGGTCCGCGTCGGCGCGGTGCAATACCAGCAACGCGCGGTGAAAAGCTTCGAGGAATTCGAGGAGCAGGTCGAATATTTCGTCGACGCGCTGGCGAACTACAAGGCCGACTTCGTCGTGTTCCCGGAATTGTTCACCCTGCAATTGCTGTCGATCGAAGGCCGCATCGGCGATCCGGCGGCGTCGATCGCCGCGCTGTCGCAATATACCGAACGCTTCAAGGCCGCGCTGACCCGGATGGCGGTGGCCTACAACATCAACATCATCGGCGGCTCGCATCCGACCCGCGAGGACGACGGCGAGGTCTACAACATCGCCTATGTGTTCCTGCGCGACGGCAGCATCCACCAGCAGGCGAAACTGCATCCGACGCCGAGCGAACGCTCGTGGTGGAACATCAAGGGCGGCAACACCCTCGACACCATCGCCACAGATTGCGGCCCGATCGGCGTCTTGATCTGCTACGACGCCGAATTCCCCGAATTGCCGCGGCATCTGGTCGACCAGGGCGCGATGATCCTGTTCGTGCCGTTCTGCACCGACGAGCGCCAGAGCTATCTGCGCGTGCGTTATTGCGGCCAGGCCCGCGCGGTGGAAAACCAGTGCTATGTGGTGCTGGCCGGCAATGTCGGCAATCTGCCCAATGTCGAGAACATGGACATTCAATACGCCCAGAGCTGCGTGCTGACGCCATGCGACCTGCCCTTTGCCCGCGACGGCATCGCGGCCGACACCACCCCGAATGTCGAAATGGTGGCGATCGCCGATCTGCATATCGACACCCTGCGCGCGGCCCGGCAGAACGGCACCGTGCTGAATCTGAAGGATCGCCGCTTCGATCTGTATTCGGTCAACTGGAAGAGCAAGTAA